A single window of Nicotiana sylvestris chromosome 3, ASM39365v2, whole genome shotgun sequence DNA harbors:
- the LOC104212426 gene encoding GDSL esterase/lipase APG produces MGVQTMALIFVALLGFANRLNAQDSTTLVPAIITFGDSAVDVGNNDYIHTLFKANYPPYGRDFVNRQPTGRFCNGKLATDITADTLGFTTYPPAYLSPQASGKNLLIGTNFASAAAGYDDKTAVLNHAIPLSIQMQYYKEYQAKLTKVAGSQKAASILKDALYILSAGSSDFLQNYYINPYINKLYTPDQYGSYLIGIFTSFVKDLHAQGARRIGVTSLPPLGCLPAARTLFGFHESGCVSKINTDAQQFNKKINSAATQLQKQLPGLKIAIFDIFQPLYDLVKSPSDHGFTEANRGCCGTGTVETTSLLCNPKSPGTCSNATQYVFWDSVHPSEAANQVLADSLIIQGINLIG; encoded by the exons ATGGGAGTCCAAACAATGGCATTGATCTTTGTGGCGTTATTGGGTTTTGCCAACCGTCTGAATGCTCAAGATTCGACTACCCTTGTTCCGGCAATCATTACATTTGGCGATTCAGCTGTGGATGTTGGGAATAATGACTACATTCACACCCTTTTTAAAGCCAATTATCCCCCTTATGGAAGGGATTTTGTTAATCGTCAACCTACTGGAAGATTCTGCAATGGCAAATTAGCCACTGATATCACTG CTGATACTCTTGGTTTCACCACTTACCCACCTGCATATCTGAGCCCCCAAGCATCAGGCAAGAATCTCCTTATTGGTACTAACTTCGCTTCTGCCGCTGCTGGCTATGATGATAAAACTGCCGTCCTCAAC CATGCAATTCCATTGTCAATACAGATGCAATATTACAAGGAATACCAAGCCAAGCTAACAAAAGTTGCAGGCAGCCAAAAAGCGGCCTCAATCCTAAAGGATGCGCTCTACATATTAAGTGCAGGAAGCAGTGATTTCTTACAGAATTACTACATTAATCCTTATATTAACAAACTCTATACTCCTGATCAGTATGGTTCTTATCTTATCGGCATCTTCACTAGCTTTGTCAAG GATTTGCATGCCCAAGGAGCAAGGAGAATTGGAGTGACTTCACTACCACCATTGGGCTGTCTTCCTGCTGCTAGAACTTTGTTCGGATTTCACGAGAGTGGATGCGTCTCAAAAATCAATACAGATGCCCAACAATTCAACAAAAAGATAAATTCAGCTGCTACACAATTACAAAAACAACTCCCAGGTCTTAAGATTGCTATCTTTGACATTTTCCAGCCCCTATATGACCTCGTCAAATCTCCATCAGACCACG GATTCACGGAAGCAAATAGAGGGTGTTGTGGAACAGGAACAGTGGAAACGACGTCGTTGTTGTGCAACCCAAAGTCACCAGGGACTTGTAGCAATGCAACTCAATATgtgttttgggatagtgtacatCCATCTGAAGCTGCTAACCAAGTCCTAGCTGATTCACTCATCATCCAAGGCATCAACCTTATTGGATAA